The DNA window GTAAAATCAAATCACATATACCTGCATGGCAACGTCACAACTCATAACGTAGCTGGAGCTGCCATTTTTTATTAGTGgatagaaaagaaaacaagtacTTATCATCCttcccttttgtttttttgttgttttttttttacatgaactCTCCTTCCATATTGCAAATGATGATTCTTGGACCAAAGAGTGACCTGCAGTCAATCCCCTAATAAGGTTTAAAATGAAGTATTTGACTAACCCTCAAGAATCAGTGCTTGAAAGGGTGAAAATGAGACCGTGGCTCATTTAGTTGGTCACCTGACAGGTTGATTTCTGTGAGAGAGTCCCTTGTCGTGGTCCCAGCTGCTGTCAACAGGTTGACTGACTGGTCATTAATGTGGTTGcagtagctcaggtccagactGGACAATAAAGGCATCTGCTGACTGATGAGGCGTAAAGACGTGTCGGTGATGTCAAGCCCCGCCAGCCGCAGGTCTTGCACGTTCCGTAATTTGCAGCGGTTATCCAGCTGACCTGTAGGGCAGACAAGGacaggaggtttttttttttcctcttaactGTAAAATAATCCAGCGATTTCTTTCACCAGCCCACCTGACTCTCCGTTAGCCCTCAATGAATTAGCATGACATGACGGGTACTAACCTGGTCTGTTGTCTgttgggggagagagaaggTCCCTCATCTGGGCATCTTTGAGTCCCTCCACCCACTGGACATCCAGTGTGCgcagcagagggcagctggagctgcagagcgcCGACACCGCCGCCCACGAACACCCCGATAACTTTAACACACGCAGACCTAAAAGATTTGACAGCATTCATCCGTTTACTAGTCGTTTGAAAACCCCTCTTCTGTAGCTCTagaccaggcatgggcaaactacggcccgggggccacacgcggcccgttaaacgttttaaccCGGCCCGctaaacttgaaaaattaaatgaataaaccttgttaatgttatattttcactgcaattctggtgttttcccactagaaaaaagacagtcaggaggagagtgatggtgatatcctgaaggataacagaactttcagtgctttaaaatagaaatggttatttaaaaaggcacattttattcatttgattttaagtgttttaagactcattccaaagtcagatattttgttgtaatgcttctcttcattttcatttgaaattaaagcacatgttttctccatatcccaagatgtgtattttttctccaatgaggtgaggttaccaaagcactccatccatccatctgctcctggtccggcccctttgtcaaatgttagaacccattgtggcccacgaatcagaatgtttgcccacccctgctctagactCACTCAACCCCTCCATACCTGGCAAACGATTGATGAGCCAGCTCAATTGTTTCTTTGAGATGTTGGTCCAGCTGAGGTCCAGAGAAAGTGGCTGACGACGGATAATTCCGCTTAGCATCAGCGGAGTGACTGAAGTGCAGCGGCTGAGATCGATGGTTGTCCAGAGTCTTTTGTCACAGCACCTACAGGCACAAAGGACAACGTGACGTACTTTTCACGCAGAATAAGAAGCCAGCGGGAAGCAAACAGATCCGACTGATTCAGAATATTCAAGGGTGGTTTTCTGTTGTTGGTTCTCGCCGTGGTGCGTATTTACCATCTGTTCCACGTCTTGCAAATTCTCATGCAGACGCACAGCTCCTGATGCGCGAGGTGTCCAAAGATCTTCATCCAGACTTCGCGCTGGATCACGTGAGTCCTGCCATCTTTCAGAGGCAGTCTGTCCGGGGGCGGACTTATCGGAGGGGGCCGGATGACGTGCCGCTCCATTTGGATGCACTTTGGCGGGGACTGCGGAGGCGCGGGCCGGTTCGTTGGAGTGCTCCTGTTAAAGCCGAGGGGAGTGATCTGACTCGGGTAGAAGTGGCGCAGCTCCCAGGGGGTACCGTTCATCTCTTTGGACTTGAGGTGAGACCTCTGATCGCCCAGTTCGATGGCTTTACGGAAAAACCTTTTGGATTCCTCGTTCTCCATCTCGGGCTCCACTTTGATGGGCTGCCGGTTCTCGGTGTCGAGGCAATCGTCTGACTTCTGGATGTCCTGATTCAGTGCTTTGCTCAGCTCTCGGCTTAGCTCCCTGTGAGGCAGGCGGCGCTTGTGGCGAGCTTTCGGGCGAGAGCCTTTTTCCTGGGTCTCACTGCCGGCCTCGCTGCTGGGGCCGGCCTGTGGAGAGCTGCAGTGAGACTGGTCACTGTCCCCAACTGGCGTTTTGATAAACTGACTCAGAAGTTCGTTCTTGAAGTCATCGTTACATTGTTCCATGTCACCAAAGTGCCCCTTTCTCTCCGCAGCAATACGAAAGAGATGTTCTCTCCCCCTGTCGTTCTCGTCCTCATACctgccgtcctcctcctcctccttcttgaTCTGATGCAAGAATTTGGACAAATACGGCTCGTCTGATCGTTCCTGTCGGAAAACAATTCaagataaataaaatcaacGAAAGCTGCGTCAATAATGATGAAAGCAGGCTTTTTCCACCTAGTCACACAAACCTTCTTCCTCATGCCAACATCCTcttcgtcttcatcatcatcaaagagcttcctcttctttctgagTTTGTCCTCAGGCCTGGGCCGAGACAGGCTGCAGGGAGAGAGCAGGGGCAGCTGGCGGTGCAGGGGCTCTTCGGGTCGGAATCTGGgcgtctcctctctgtctggcCTCCTCTTGATTGCAGATGAAACATCTGCCTCCTCCTTCACAGGCTTCTGTTCCCTCAGCAGAGAGCCAGGGAGGTTGGAGGCATACTTGAATCCTGGACCCCTTTTTTGCTTAAATGCCAAACGGGACAAAATCGGGAGACAACTTTATACATTCGGTTGCGTGAAACACTGATAACCTAAACCTTCCTAAACATTTGGACGTTATTTAAATGGTTTGACAAAAGTCCCATCACAGAATTTCATTATTTGATTGACTGTAATGTTGCTACATTTCCAAATAATAGCATTTTGAATGTTTAGAAATTGATAAGTGGATTAAAATGTTTGGAAAAGAagggtttgattttttttcaaaatgttaTTTCTACTCACTTTTCCACTCTTGCCAGCGTGGTTGCACTTAGGGCATTCCCAGCAGTTGGGAAGTTCGTCATTTACCACTCCGGACGCATCACTTACctgagaaacagagagaaaaggtgtAAATGACTTTAGCGTGAGCAATAGCAAATCACCAAACACGATCCAGCACTTGGGTTGTGCAAAACCGGCAGCAGGTCAGACCAGTTTGAATCCTGGTTTAGTattaaaagacaaagaaactAACAggaatacaaataaataaataaaaaatatgctAAACTTGCTTTTACTGCAGGGTTCCCACATGTTTTGCTTCAGTCAAATTCAAGCACTTGTCAAGAAATTTCAAGTGTCATTTTCAAGTTTTCCCAGCATCTTATCATGAGGCTTAAACACAGGAAGACTGTCTTCCACGTTCTATTATGCTGTAACCATCTAAAATGATGTTCCATAATAGCAAAAAGGTTAGAAATTACAGGAGAACACAATGTCTTATGTAAAAAAGGCAAAGGCACCTAGAATTCTTTAGGCACACTCGCACTAAACCAACGAAAGATTCACCTTGAGTCTACCCGGGAGCAGCCGGGAACAAGAAGGAAATGGAGCAGAGAAGGCAGCGGAGGTGGCAAAGTCTGAGACAAAGGGTGCTGGAGGGAGCTGCTGAATCAGGCAGGGCTACTGCCAAACGGTCAAAAAGTCCCTGGGAAAGGAGAGACACCACCTTCTCCAGGAAGAGGTCCAAACGGGGTGGAGGAAGAGTGAGTGAGCAGGGCGGCAGGGCTCTGGTTTCCCAGTCCAGCGGCAGCCATTAACACCAGCAAACACCAGCCACCGAAGACAGCAGTCTGCATTGTCAAAGCTGGAGAGAAGCCCAAGCTCGGGCACGGTCAACGACGCGCCTTCTGCCCACAGCCTCTGCCTTGGCAGCTGCGGGATCAAGTGGGAAAGTGGCCGACATTCCCACAGCCTCATTCTGTCCAGACACGATCGCCAGCTCGGAGGCTTCAAAACACAGGGATCATGCCGGAACTGACAATGCCCCGGGAAGAAGAAGCCGACGAGGGAAAAGCTGCCAAGTACCAGGACCTGGTCGAGGTTCTACGAGCCCATACGGGTCGGCTGCAGGGGATTCGCAGGACGCTTCCCCGCCTGGGCAGCACAGCAGCGGCCAAGAACAGGGCCCTTCAATCCCCCAGTGAGGCTGTAGAAGAAGCCACTCAAAGGGCTGAGCGGTAGCTGTGGTTTGTACACCTCATTTTCGAGCCAACACTCGTGAAAAAGGCAGCCTCGGGGCATTTTGtcgtctcctgctgctccatcctcgaggggggtggggtggggttaCAGCCTGGCAGGTCAaagacaggagcagagagccTCAGCAGGTCCCAGGCTAAGAAGCCTTCACATACGGCTCTCCTCTTAATAAGCAAACTATTCAGTCCCAATTTTGAGAAGAGAGATACAATTAAAGCACTCTCGTGCACTTAAACTAAAATTATCGTCAGACCTTGAAAACACAACATTGAAATTCAAGTACTTTCAAGGACTGCTGGTGAAACCCTGTGACTATCACTCATTTGGCTTTAATTATCTCTGGTTTTACGTGCCTGGGCTTAGGTGGCATTACACTTCAATGATGCTTTACATTTAAACATCACGTGTGAACAGGGAGTGAATTGTGTGTCGTGTAATTTATATAACACTAATCCTCCTTTCAGTTATCAGTGATTACAGTTCATTAAACTATTATTATATAACTATTCATGAGCCGCTGCACCTTCAGACAATTTGGGTGGACGATCTCGTTGCAGATGGAGCACTCCATCAGCATGAGGTTGAACTTATCGTCCTCTTCTCCCAGGGTGTCTTCCTTCCCGGCTTCTTTGCACACCAAGCACACTGCTGTGTGGGGCAGAACCGGCTACAATGGATTGAAAAAGATTAAGGAATATTATTCTCGACGCTGCAATTGTAGAGCATGCTTTGcattttcatcctgtttttgAATAAGCGGCCATTGCTCCAAACATgttagagtaaaaaaaaaaaacatgacatgATTTACCGCAATGCATTGTCTCATAATGCAGGACTGCTTCATTCGCCCAGGCCCGCCAAACTTCTTCATGTCCCTGCAGAAGTGACATTCTCCGCATTCGTTCCGGAGGCAGGCTTCACACTTCCGGCAGCGGGTCCTCCTGCGCCTGGCTCCAGACGAGCTACGGCTGGATGGCATCTTAACGGCCGATGTGGTCGGCCCGATCTTGGGCTTTGGCCGGTTGGCCACCCGTTGCTGAAAACAAGGAGTGAAGCGTTAGGGGGTGAACTTCTACGTGCAAAAACTTGTTACCGTGGCCGTGACTGGCATGTTGTTCACCATGCACATCCTCCCGCACGGTTCCTACTAGCTATTTAGAGGAGAATAAACTTGGATCAAGCTGCACTGTTTCAATAAGTGCATCTGCCATAGCGCCCATCTTTCAGCCTCTttcttgttgccatggcagatctgcaaatatgaaaataagacgttaccatggcaacgtgCCCCCTTTGCTGTTGTTTGATGAGATGACTACACAAGACGAAGGAGCTGATGTGGTATTGTTATTCCACAACAGAACGCAGTGCAAAGCACCTCAGTCCTACACGTAAAAAGTCAGAAGAGTAAAATCTGCAAGCATAAACACCAATCGTGCTTGTTCgcatttttaaaatcatcctTTATTGCGACAGCAGATTTCTGAAAGATTAAATGCGCCTGATAAAATATTTTTGCACAGTCAGAGAAAGCAGGAAAGAAATTTTCCACTGCAGGCGCTGATGCAACCATCTTAACATATCCAGTTTCATTTACATATGGCCCTATTTTAATGCTACAGCTGCTTGCAATTACAAAACCTTCACTCTCTACAGTCAGACGTCAGGAATTTGGGTTTGGCTCCTGGGATTGTGGACAAAAACATGGCCTATATTCTGACTCAGCCTGTGACATAATTTCAGGGGGAAGGTTTGTCACGGGCCTCTCAATGCCAAAGTGCTGCCATGATTGTGTGACAACAGACGAGGTCACCACAGGTTCTCTGGTGAACTGTGAGATGGCCAGTGTGGCCCAGGACCTCTCCCATTTCTCCCATCTTGTCTGGCCTAATGGACCCTTgtgcaacaacacaacaaaccgtgagacagtgtgtgcaCTGCTGTCTGCTGCAAAACAAGTGGCACAAATAAATACGGTGGGAAATAAATCAACAGCGGGTTTCCAGGGTTTATTTACTGGAAACCAGTTTGAGAGGAGCAGCTGACAAACGTAAGAGCACTTCATTGTTCTGGTCCCATCCCCCCCTGTGGCAGCCTTAACATTACTCCTGAGATCTCGGTCAAAGGACAGCCTGACTTGAGCAAGGGAGACAATTATAAGCACATCTTCTTAAAGATGGCCCACGGAATGAAACTGGGCTGTTTGTAGGAGAATAATACTCAGTTGTGGCTGAAACATGGTGTCCGCCGTAGATTACACACAACATCTAAGGATTAATAGTTTACTAGCGATAGGAAGTCAGGTGGTGTTTAAGACGCAAAAGCGTGTTCGCTTACTACCAGTTTCTCTCACCCGCTTTACTTTTTAGCCGGTTTACATTCAATTCTCTGGTTTGTGTGTAAAATGGAAAGCTAAAAGGAGCTGTTGATCGGGTGAAAGCCTGACATTAACCAAAGgcaaagaagagggaaaaacagcGATCTGTTGACGAAAACATGCTCCCAAAAGACACACTAGCCAGCCCGCAATCCAACATTTAATGAAGTTAAACAGCTCTCACCTGCTCCGACTCGGAATCATATTCCTCTTCGTCTCCGCTCAATGACAAGGCCATCGCTCCTCTTTCTCATGGTTTGTGAACAGCAAAGGAAACTAACATGGCTGAACAAGCCTCCATCTCAGATTTTCCCCTCCGCCTCCTTCATTTTACACTGACAcgggatgctaatgctaacgctgctAGCGCTGCGCACTGTGAGACGTTCACGAACAAGAGGACACGGGGCCATCGCCACCGGCAGCCAAGGAGTCGCACAAAGTTATTTTTGTGTATTCGAATCAAACATCATGACATAGTACAGTAAATAAATCTCCACCTGCAGCCCATTGTCTTGCGTCGTGatcactactactactactactattgctcttttgttttgtttattgacCACTCAATTTCACCTATGTCAACTTTACACTGTAATATAAAGATAACCCCCTTCGAATATCAACGATGCAACTACAACAATAGAGCACAACATTAGATTTAACAGTTGTGCATGACGTCTGCACTTTGTTGGTGCTATGTATACTTTCATACCAATAAAGTTCTGCATAAAAAAGTTACGTATTTCTTATTCTGACCGCCCGTCGGCGAATATTAAAAGGTACGCGAGCGCCCTCTATGGGCGAATgctggctgctgcagggccATCGGAGAGCGTTGAATTATGGGTATGTTGGCTTCTCTCTGCTCTGACAGCAAAGTCAGCTGTTGTTGGAAAGTTTGGGTCCAGTTCACTATCGCGCTTTGCTTATTGGAggtcgtaaaaaaaaaaaaggaaaccgtTTCACGCGTGCTTTATCTGCGCTCTTCACCATCCGGTGGAGACAACTGATTCAGAGGCCACCAAACttccttttttctattttagaaGGGAACTGACACAACCTTCGTAATGAGTTTGAGCGAGCACTCCATGCAGGCTCTGTCATGGAGAAAACTCTACTTGAGTCGAGCCAAATTGAAAGCCACCAGCAGAACTTCGGCTCTGTTGTCAGGATTTGCCATGGTGAGTTTAACTTCAGTGGCGGAATTGAGGTTATGGTCCTAGATGTCAGCTATATGCATGTGACGTAgattattcattttcaaatattttcaaGGGCCTACTGACTGGGATGTGAATAATGTGCAAGGGGAATCTAACATCATGACATGAGTACTCACAAGCACATATAGGACGTGTTTCATATGCATCAAGAGATTTATTGGTCATGTtaataaagagaaaatgaaatagGCTTCTGACTGACTGTCGGCTATAAGTAGTCAACCGCACGTTTCCCGCAACGGAACCTTAACCAGTGCCACTAAGTTACATTTGGAGTCTATATATATGTATTGGTCTATTCACTgaacaaacagcacatttaccCAGGGATAAATGTATATTTCATAGTGGAACATTTTTAATTGGATCAGGCCTGACTTGTGACTACTTCTACTTATCCTCATGAGCAAAAAGACGTCTTTGGTTTGCACAGAGCAAATTGATGGGTCAACTAATGTAAAAGCAGCGTTCCTGTCGCCAGGCTGGTCAGCATTATTGAACAAAGGGAAACTCAAAAGTTTAGGACACAAACATTGTCCTGACATTGAATGAGAATTTCAACTATACTCTCGTTTATGTCATTTTCCCAGGTTGCCATGGTGGAGGTTCAGCTGGAGCGTGAATATACGTATCCTCCGGGGCTGCTGATAGCCTTTAGCGCCTGTACCACAGTCTTGGTTGCTGTGCACCTTTTTGCCCTCATGATCAGCACCTGCATTCTGCCTAACCTCGAAGCTGTGAGTAATGTCCACAACCTCAATTCTGTGAATGAATCTCCTCACGAGCGCATGCACCGCCACATAGAACTCGCCTGGGCGTTTTCCACCGTCATCGGAACCCTGCTCTTCCTGACCGAGGTGATGCTCCTTTGCTGGGTGAAGTTCTTACCACTGAAGAACAAAGACGACGCCAAAGGGAACAATGGCACGCTAAGTTCTGGTGAGGCTGCTGCCATTGCTTCCACCTGCATCATGGTTCCCTTCGGGCTGGTTTTTATCATGTTCGCCGTCCACTTTTACCGCACCCTCGTCAGTCACAAAACAGACCGACAGATCCGGGAGCTGGAGCAGGTCATTCGACTCCAAAACCAGCTGGACCACAGGTCTGAAACTGATGACCTGAAGACCACTGTGGAGTTCCCTTAAATGGAGCCAGCTATTGTTAAACAGCAGTGGACAGTGCAGTTAAACATTGTTTTCTGTTCCCCATAGTgcacaaatgttttatttttggttgcAGCTCTGCTAGATTCTTCTGCTGAGCATTTCtacaatgtttgtgtttgtagaTGACATGAGAGCTCACCAAAAGTCAATCAGTAGAAGCTGAAAATACCTCTCAGTTTAtgcttattttcattttaaaattgttCCCTGCATCACAGTACGGGTGtaaggataaaaacaaaaaatcccaGACCAGCGAATTTTCCTAATATAAATCAAGAAAACAAATTGTAAGCTGCAAGTGAAAAATATATGGTGAATGTGAAAAGAAAGTTTGGAGCTGTGCTTTCACAAAGTAGTAGGGTTCCatgcattttaaaattaaaagcagTCAAAAAAATCAAGTTATACAAGTTGAAAAAAATGTTTAGAAGGTCAGCTGCATCGTAGGTGAATTGCCTAAAGTATCTGTTTTTGCTTCAGGTGTCCTGATGTACTACGTACCTGCTGTATGTGCCACTGTAACTGCCTCCTGCCATCTTGTCGTATGGCGTGCATTGATGACGTAGTGGTCTTTAAGATGGCTTTGTTTACACCGTAACTATTGTCATCAATATATATGAGCGCCTTGTTTGTTTGAAATGTCttcatgtattttattttatcaagATGTCACCACATCTCATACTGGTCACATAACCAACACCTTAGTTtccattagtgtgtgtgtgtgtgtgtgtgtgtgtgtatatataaaggCTTAAAGGTCTCAAGAGAAATAGGTACGTAAATTTGACGTTTTGGGTTACTGTATTGCACAATTGTAATAGAGCCTGACAGTTGAATCGCTGGtcacaaaagtgttttttttttctgagtcACTTGATTTGTCTTTTGCAGTTTCAAGCTAATGGAAGTATTGGTAACTGTGTTATTAGAAGGCATCcatatatttatgtttgttGTGTATTGCTTATATTTGTCTGTATACTTGTTGGTTTACAAGCACTTGCCTGGGGCTCTTCTGTGTGTTCTTACATTGGATTTgaccacttttttttcttgtacaAAAGCTATTTTTCACACAGATATGCACAGTTACAGAGCTGGACTATTTATTATACATGTAAAGAAAAATCATGGTTATATGGCGACAGAAGCCTGGGTATATGTCTCTATCTATAGATTAATAGATAAATGGATTGAGCCATACTTATGAAAGTGTTTGTGGTTTACAGACCTTCAATTGAGTTTATTTTAACCAATTTTAAACCGGTTCAAGTAATCCTTAGGCCATTTTATATGGCAgtagtccaacccctctcaaaaATAATGATTCCGGAACACCAAGTCCCGAATCAAGATTAACCCTACCCAGGTGTCCCACACTGGGCCCAGCCGAAGCCCATGGGTGCCGACCTGGCCACAGGGCTCCGAGGAAAACCGGAGACCAACGTTCTTATTAGTCATAGTGGTTTTATATCactatatgtgtatgtgtgtgtaaatgctgtAATCAGAACTGTGatgctttcattttttaacttttggAACATGAAAGATGCAGTAAAATCCATTTGTTCCTTGACTTTGGTTGTCCCTCTTTGGTTCTTTTCTCTGAATAAGTTTCTTTTTGATATAAAAAGCATCCTAAATACTCTATACCACCACACAGCTCTGTCATAGAAATCCTGAGTATAATCATCCATAATCTACTTAAATGAAGTGTCGATTAACTCAGAGCTTCAGCTGTTGGTAATTAAAAACAGCGTAAAACTGCATTTTCCCTCGTGAGATCAACAAAGTATCtccttccttcttcttcttcttctgctgtctgTTTTCACCCTCATCCTGAGACCAGCCTTGTGCATTCactccaccaccttcatcataaCAGTCGTCACTCATCATTTCAATGATCAAATACTCTGTTGGAGGCCAACActgataataaaaacaatatttcaCACCTGTATTAAGACATTCGGGTCTTGAAGCAGCCACCAAAAGTGATCCACTTTTGGATCAGTTGACTGTAGAAAGATCCCTTAAGCTctgcagaaccttcagaccaCCTACAATAGCAGCCCTGAACTCATCCAGCTCCTTCTTGTAGTTCCTGCCAAGCCTTTCTGGGAGATGTTCTGTTGGGAGACACATGATGGATGACTGCTTGTCTTGGAAGT is part of the Takifugu rubripes chromosome 21, fTakRub1.2, whole genome shotgun sequence genome and encodes:
- the kdm2ba gene encoding lysine (K)-specific demethylase 2Ba isoform X3; protein product: MALSLSGDEEEYDSESEQQRVANRPKPKIGPTTSAVKMPSSRSSSGARRRRTRCRKCEACLRNECGECHFCRDMKKFGGPGRMKQSCIMRQCIAPVLPHTAVCLVCKEAGKEDTLGEEDDKFNLMLMECSICNEIVHPNCLKVSDASGVVNDELPNCWECPKCNHAGKSGKAFKQKRGPGFKYASNLPGSLLREQKPVKEEADVSSAIKRRPDREETPRFRPEEPLHRQLPLLSPCSLSRPRPEDKLRKKRKLFDDDEDEEDVGMRKKERSDEPYLSKFLHQIKKEEEEDGRYEDENDRGREHLFRIAAERKGHFGDMEQCNDDFKNELLSQFIKTPVGDSDQSHCSSPQAGPSSEAGSETQEKGSRPKARHKRRLPHRELSRELSKALNQDIQKSDDCLDTENRQPIKVEPEMENEESKRFFRKAIELGDQRSHLKSKEMNGTPWELRHFYPSQITPLGFNRSTPTNRPAPPQSPPKCIQMERHVIRPPPISPPPDRLPLKDGRTHVIQREVWMKIFGHLAHQELCVCMRICKTWNRWCCDKRLWTTIDLSRCTSVTPLMLSGIIRRQPLSLDLSWTNISKKQLSWLINRLPGLRVLKLSGCSWAAVSALCSSSCPLLRTLDVQWVEGLKDAQMRDLLSPPTDNRPGQLDNRCKLRNVQDLRLAGLDITDTSLRLISQQMPLLSSLDLSYCNHINDQSVNLLTAAGTTTRDSLTEINLSGDQLNEPRSHFHPFKH
- the kdm2ba gene encoding lysine (K)-specific demethylase 2Ba isoform X2, producing MALSLSGDEEEYDSESEQQRVANRPKPKIGPTTSAVKMPSSRSSSGARRRRTRCRKCEACLRNECGECHFCRDMKKFGGPGRMKQSCIMRQCIAPVLPHTAVCLVCKEAGKEDTLGEEDDKFNLMLMECSICNEIVHPNCLKVSDASGVVNDELPNCWECPKCNHAGKSGKQKRGPGFKYASNLPGSLLREQKPVKEEADVSSAIKRRPDREETPRFRPEEPLHRQLPLLSPCSLSRPRPEDKLRKKRKLFDDDEDEEDVGMRKKERSDEPYLSKFLHQIKKEEEEDGRYEDENDRGREHLFRIAAERKGHFGDMEQCNDDFKNELLSQFIKTPVGDSDQSHCSSPQAGPSSEAGSETQEKGSRPKARHKRRLPHRELSRELSKALNQDIQKSDDCLDTENRQPIKVEPEMENEESKRFFRKAIELGDQRSHLKSKEMNGTPWELRHFYPSQITPLGFNRSTPTNRPAPPQSPPKCIQMERHVIRPPPISPPPDRLPLKDGRTHVIQREVWMKIFGHLAHQELCVCMRICKTWNRWCCDKRLWTTIDLSRCTSVTPLMLSGIIRRQPLSLDLSWTNISKKQLSWLINRLPGLRVLKLSGCSWAAVSALCSSSCPLLRTLDVQWVEGLKDAQMRDLLSPPTDNRPGQLDNRCKLRNVQDLRLAGLDITDTSLRLISQQMPLLSSLDLSYCNHINDQSVNLLTAAGTTTRDSLTEINLSVCNRVTDHSLNFFKRCGSICQIDLRFCKQVTKTACERFIAEMSVSVPFRLQEEKLLQKAS
- the kdm2ba gene encoding lysine (K)-specific demethylase 2Ba isoform X1, with the translated sequence MALSLSGDEEEYDSESEQQRVANRPKPKIGPTTSAVKMPSSRSSSGARRRRTRCRKCEACLRNECGECHFCRDMKKFGGPGRMKQSCIMRQCIAPVLPHTAVCLVCKEAGKEDTLGEEDDKFNLMLMECSICNEIVHPNCLKVSDASGVVNDELPNCWECPKCNHAGKSGKAFKQKRGPGFKYASNLPGSLLREQKPVKEEADVSSAIKRRPDREETPRFRPEEPLHRQLPLLSPCSLSRPRPEDKLRKKRKLFDDDEDEEDVGMRKKERSDEPYLSKFLHQIKKEEEEDGRYEDENDRGREHLFRIAAERKGHFGDMEQCNDDFKNELLSQFIKTPVGDSDQSHCSSPQAGPSSEAGSETQEKGSRPKARHKRRLPHRELSRELSKALNQDIQKSDDCLDTENRQPIKVEPEMENEESKRFFRKAIELGDQRSHLKSKEMNGTPWELRHFYPSQITPLGFNRSTPTNRPAPPQSPPKCIQMERHVIRPPPISPPPDRLPLKDGRTHVIQREVWMKIFGHLAHQELCVCMRICKTWNRWCCDKRLWTTIDLSRCTSVTPLMLSGIIRRQPLSLDLSWTNISKKQLSWLINRLPGLRVLKLSGCSWAAVSALCSSSCPLLRTLDVQWVEGLKDAQMRDLLSPPTDNRPGQLDNRCKLRNVQDLRLAGLDITDTSLRLISQQMPLLSSLDLSYCNHINDQSVNLLTAAGTTTRDSLTEINLSVCNRVTDHSLNFFKRCGSICQIDLRFCKQVTKTACERFIAEMSVSVPFRLQEEKLLQKAS
- the LOC101071466 gene encoding calcium release-activated calcium channel protein 1-like; protein product: MSLSEHSMQALSWRKLYLSRAKLKATSRTSALLSGFAMVAMVEVQLEREYTYPPGLLIAFSACTTVLVAVHLFALMISTCILPNLEAVSNVHNLNSVNESPHERMHRHIELAWAFSTVIGTLLFLTEVMLLCWVKFLPLKNKDDAKGNNGTLSSGEAAAIASTCIMVPFGLVFIMFAVHFYRTLVSHKTDRQIRELEQVIRLQNQLDHRSETDDLKTTVEFP